The Hyphomicrobiales bacterium genome includes a region encoding these proteins:
- a CDS encoding HNH endonuclease signature motif containing protein: MADMIKIELPADIDAVRRRFEAMVTKEPSGCWIWTGSRDYRGYGRFRWNTPRSVLRAHRAAYALYVAVPDTAAVVCHRCDNPACVNPEHLFLGTFRDNTRDMFAKDRWVKPRPPRGERNANSHLTEDDVRAIRADKRTYEQIGADYRMSKGGISHIKSRRVWTHI; the protein is encoded by the coding sequence ATGGCCGACATGATCAAGATTGAATTGCCCGCCGACATCGATGCCGTTCGCCGGCGGTTTGAAGCGATGGTGACGAAAGAACCGTCCGGCTGCTGGATATGGACGGGGAGCCGCGACTATCGTGGCTACGGCCGTTTCCGATGGAACACGCCGCGCTCAGTCCTTCGCGCTCACCGCGCCGCCTATGCGCTTTATGTCGCCGTGCCAGACACGGCGGCGGTCGTTTGCCACCGCTGCGACAACCCCGCCTGCGTAAACCCAGAACACTTGTTTCTCGGGACGTTCCGAGACAACACACGAGACATGTTCGCGAAAGATCGGTGGGTTAAACCACGGCCACCTCGCGGCGAACGGAACGCCAATTCACATCTCACAGAGGATGACGTTCGCGCCATCCGCGCCGACAAGAGAACCTATGAGCAGATCGGTGCAGATTACCGAATGTCAAAAGGCGGGATCAGCCACATCAAGTCTCGCCGCGTGTGGACTCACATCTAG
- a CDS encoding HNH endonuclease, with product MGGKPRGNPVTDEQIIASYRETFSSYKTAGACGLASSTVERVLRRHGEPRRGLEIYRERARKFRGQEMAIREAYEAGATYRQLREQFGGQADYAIKQAIKRAGGTLRANPAPLLKDGELDKIKELNAGGMGQVGISIAIGRSQSFVSRTMRQHNISTQWARGAQHNQWKGGRYVDSQGYVHVWVSPDDPLSVMTTRDNYAREHRVVMARKLGRPLRKEETVHHINGDNGDNRPENLQLRNGRHGKGVVLCCLDCGSRNVGPTPIH from the coding sequence ATGGGTGGCAAGCCTCGCGGCAATCCAGTAACCGACGAGCAGATCATCGCTTCGTACCGAGAGACATTCTCTTCGTACAAGACCGCCGGTGCGTGCGGCTTAGCGAGTTCGACGGTCGAGCGCGTGCTCAGGCGTCACGGCGAGCCACGACGCGGTCTGGAAATCTACCGGGAGAGAGCGCGGAAGTTTCGCGGACAGGAGATGGCTATCCGCGAAGCGTATGAGGCTGGCGCGACGTATCGCCAACTCCGTGAGCAATTCGGCGGACAGGCGGACTACGCGATAAAGCAGGCCATCAAGCGCGCTGGCGGAACGCTGCGTGCTAATCCGGCGCCTCTATTGAAGGACGGTGAACTCGACAAAATCAAAGAACTAAATGCCGGCGGTATGGGGCAAGTCGGTATCTCTATCGCCATCGGGCGGTCACAATCCTTCGTCAGCCGCACGATGCGTCAACACAATATCTCGACGCAATGGGCGCGCGGTGCGCAGCACAATCAATGGAAGGGCGGTCGCTACGTCGACAGCCAAGGCTATGTGCATGTGTGGGTCAGCCCAGACGATCCATTGAGCGTGATGACGACGAGAGACAACTATGCGCGTGAACATCGCGTCGTCATGGCACGCAAGCTCGGGCGCCCGCTCAGAAAAGAAGAAACGGTCCACCACATCAACGGCGACAATGGTGACAACCGCCCTGAGAACCTGCAACTCAGGAACGGAAGGCACGGCAAGGGCGTCGTGCTGTGTTGTCTCGATTGCGGCTCTCGCAACGTAGGGCCGACACCGATCCACTGA
- a CDS encoding glycosyltransferase family 25 protein — MRVFVINLERSADRRQAMSARLTNLGIEHTFFRAVDGACGEHLTAGRFRPGLAARYGGFLSPGEAACFASHARLWAECEALGEPITVLEDDVDLDDRFPEALRKAEVAIAGGAIFVRLCGLIQRPHVDVSDAGDGYRIVRYLKGPSGSQAYALTPEAGRRFAAEAQEWAEPVDDFVDRFWLHGVPSMAVLPYRASRAPVASTIGTRQRLSVGARWQRKVRRAIDTVRRTAHNSIA; from the coding sequence ATGCGTGTATTCGTCATCAACTTGGAACGGTCAGCCGACCGCAGACAGGCGATGAGCGCGCGCCTCACGAACCTCGGTATCGAGCACACGTTCTTCCGGGCGGTCGACGGCGCATGCGGAGAGCATCTTACCGCCGGTCGTTTTCGTCCGGGTCTCGCCGCTCGCTACGGCGGATTTCTCAGTCCGGGCGAGGCCGCCTGTTTTGCCAGTCACGCCCGCCTGTGGGCCGAATGTGAAGCCCTAGGCGAGCCGATTACCGTTCTTGAAGATGACGTTGATCTCGACGATCGATTTCCCGAAGCCCTGCGGAAAGCCGAAGTCGCTATTGCCGGTGGCGCTATCTTCGTCCGTCTCTGTGGCCTTATTCAAAGACCACATGTCGACGTTTCGGATGCCGGCGACGGCTACCGCATTGTCCGTTACCTGAAAGGCCCGAGTGGTTCACAGGCTTACGCACTGACGCCGGAAGCCGGGCGTCGTTTCGCTGCCGAGGCGCAGGAGTGGGCCGAGCCGGTTGACGATTTTGTTGACCGTTTCTGGCTTCACGGCGTTCCGAGTATGGCAGTCCTCCCGTACCGTGCATCGCGGGCGCCAGTGGCTTCGACAATCGGCACGCGACAACGACTGTCAGTCGGCGCACGTTGGCAGCGGAAGGTGCGGCGGGCAATCGATACGGTGCGAAGGACGGCGCACAACAGCATCGCGTGA
- a CDS encoding DUF6527 family protein encodes MSEVRLPAPVKATFVPDVDDRPDLPGAFGYYVHGDTGSEVMRGLIYSCPCGCGVLHALPFHPLSADDLKNERHGWTWDGNRETPTLSPSIHSHDGGRDGPTHWHGYLRKGVFVQA; translated from the coding sequence ATGAGCGAGGTCCGGCTTCCCGCACCCGTCAAGGCGACATTCGTTCCTGACGTCGACGATCGGCCCGACCTTCCCGGCGCCTTCGGTTACTACGTCCATGGAGATACCGGCTCTGAGGTTATGCGCGGGCTGATCTACTCGTGTCCTTGCGGCTGCGGTGTGTTGCACGCTTTGCCGTTTCATCCGCTCAGCGCGGACGACCTCAAAAACGAACGTCATGGGTGGACGTGGGACGGAAACCGCGAGACGCCCACACTCTCGCCGAGCATCCATAGCCACGATGGCGGACGAGACGGCCCGACGCACTGGCACGGCTACTTGCGCAAAGGGGTCTTCGTTCAGGCATGA
- a CDS encoding peptidoglycan-binding protein, with amino-acid sequence MTDMKAVQRRLAELGFDPGKIDGLAGKKTTAAVVAFQIASGLAADGKVGPRTSAALFPDKPITRPEGAAIPKPSATGGPWPLQKDCMKFYGGVGLNQVMLDLPYPMRLAWAKNTIVRRISCHQKVAASAGRAFAKIARHYPEAQRKDMGLDLFGGCLNVRKMRGGSSYSMHSWGIAIDFDPERNQLKWKRDRARLAKPDAEAFWKFWEEEGWVSLGRARNFDWMHVQAARL; translated from the coding sequence ATGACGGACATGAAAGCCGTTCAACGACGGCTGGCCGAGCTTGGCTTTGATCCGGGCAAGATTGACGGCCTCGCAGGCAAGAAGACGACGGCTGCGGTTGTTGCTTTCCAGATCGCCAGTGGGCTTGCCGCCGATGGCAAGGTTGGTCCGCGAACCAGCGCGGCGCTGTTCCCTGACAAGCCGATCACGCGGCCCGAAGGCGCTGCCATACCGAAGCCGTCCGCGACGGGCGGGCCGTGGCCGCTCCAAAAGGACTGCATGAAGTTCTACGGCGGTGTTGGCTTGAACCAGGTCATGCTTGATCTGCCCTATCCCATGCGGCTGGCGTGGGCAAAGAACACCATCGTCAGGCGGATATCGTGCCATCAGAAGGTAGCGGCCAGCGCCGGGCGCGCATTTGCGAAGATCGCGCGCCACTACCCGGAAGCGCAACGCAAGGATATGGGCCTCGATCTGTTCGGCGGTTGCCTGAACGTCCGCAAGATGCGCGGCGGCTCATCCTACTCGATGCACTCATGGGGCATCGCAATCGACTTCGACCCGGAGCGCAACCAGCTCAAATGGAAGCGGGATCGAGCGCGTCTCGCCAAGCCGGACGCGGAAGCATTCTGGAAATTCTGGGAGGAGGAGGGCTGGGTGTCGCTCGGTCGCGCCCGGAACTTTGACTGGATGCACGTTCAAGCGGCGCGGCTCTAG
- a CDS encoding tyrosine-type recombinase/integrase has protein sequence MRGAKRPRLWLRKARRDKRTGAVRPATWIILHRGRHIATGCLEREVEGADRALHDYIARSYAPSRRAASADAIAVADVLSLYVDEALPRVSDPDKLLARIERLNRFWQNRRLGEVTGATCREYAEWRGARAASRRELEDLRAAIKYHAKEGLHREIIMVSLPEKGQPRDRWLTRAEAADLLWICWRYREVQTLHRGPMKGERVQTGKYPLRHLAKFILIGIYTGTRAGAIAAASPAPAEGRSWVDLDRGVFYRLAIGRKATRKRQPPVRLPDRLLAHMRRWARMAPAQGHFVEWRGKPVRSVKTGFGSAVDLAGLEGRVSPHTLRHTAATWLMQAGASLWEAAGFLGMSEKVLRDVYGHHHPDFQREAADALGYGKRVSLAQSLADDGERKARIKAIIGGPGRTRTCNQIVMSAAPLPESSINSMRNGVKFQ, from the coding sequence ATGCGAGGAGCAAAACGCCCGCGGCTCTGGCTCCGCAAAGCCCGGCGAGACAAGCGCACCGGAGCCGTCAGGCCCGCCACCTGGATCATCCTCCACCGAGGCCGACATATCGCCACAGGATGCCTTGAGCGCGAAGTTGAAGGTGCTGACAGGGCACTCCACGACTACATCGCCCGAAGCTACGCACCGTCCCGCCGGGCGGCCAGCGCGGATGCAATAGCCGTCGCGGACGTGCTGTCGCTCTATGTCGACGAGGCACTGCCCCGCGTTTCAGATCCGGACAAGCTGCTGGCCCGGATCGAACGGCTCAATCGCTTCTGGCAGAACCGGCGGCTCGGCGAGGTGACCGGTGCGACGTGCCGGGAGTATGCCGAATGGCGCGGCGCCAGGGCCGCATCGAGGCGCGAGCTGGAGGACCTCCGTGCGGCGATCAAGTATCACGCCAAGGAAGGGCTGCACCGCGAGATCATCATGGTTTCACTCCCGGAGAAGGGTCAGCCGCGCGATCGCTGGCTGACGCGCGCCGAGGCCGCCGATCTCTTGTGGATCTGCTGGCGCTACCGCGAGGTGCAGACGCTCCACCGCGGCCCGATGAAGGGCGAGCGCGTGCAGACCGGAAAGTATCCGCTCCGGCATCTCGCCAAGTTCATCCTGATCGGCATCTACACCGGCACGCGCGCCGGCGCGATCGCCGCGGCGTCGCCGGCGCCGGCGGAAGGCCGCTCGTGGGTCGATCTCGACCGGGGCGTGTTCTACCGCCTCGCGATCGGCAGGAAGGCCACCAGGAAGCGCCAGCCGCCGGTGCGGCTTCCAGACCGGTTGCTGGCCCACATGCGGCGCTGGGCCCGCATGGCGCCGGCGCAAGGGCATTTCGTCGAGTGGAGGGGAAAGCCCGTCAGGAGCGTCAAGACCGGCTTCGGATCGGCGGTCGATCTCGCAGGGCTGGAAGGTCGGGTCTCGCCGCACACGCTCCGTCACACCGCCGCGACGTGGCTGATGCAGGCCGGCGCGTCGCTATGGGAGGCGGCCGGATTCCTCGGCATGTCGGAGAAGGTGTTGCGCGATGTCTACGGCCATCACCATCCCGACTTCCAGCGGGAGGCCGCGGACGCACTCGGCTACGGCAAGCGCGTATCGTTGGCCCAATCGTTGGCGGATGACGGCGAGCGGAAGGCAAGAATCAAGGCGATCATTGGTGGGCCCGGCAGGACTCGAACCTGCAACCAGATCGTTATGAGCGCCGCGCCCTTGCCGGAAAGTTCAATCAATTCAATGCGAAACGGTGTTAAATTCCAATGA
- a CDS encoding lytic transglycosylase domain-containing protein: MLKSAIIAGALLLVISAGAESAPKQVIEAIIKVESGGRAHVTGSAGEIGLMQIRCQSARGIGFKGNCRDLYDARTNVRWGTAYFAEALRSAGGHLDTAISRYQRGIYSKYRGCSAYCRKVKAAMR; encoded by the coding sequence ATGCTCAAGTCTGCGATCATCGCCGGGGCGCTCCTGCTTGTCATTTCGGCGGGGGCGGAATCGGCGCCAAAGCAGGTGATCGAGGCCATTATCAAGGTTGAGTCCGGTGGACGGGCCCATGTTACCGGCAGCGCCGGTGAGATCGGGCTCATGCAGATCCGGTGTCAGTCGGCGAGGGGCATTGGCTTCAAGGGCAACTGCCGCGATCTCTACGATGCTAGGACGAACGTCCGCTGGGGCACGGCGTACTTCGCGGAAGCGCTGCGCTCAGCCGGCGGGCATCTCGATACAGCCATCTCGCGCTATCAGCGCGGCATCTACTCTAAATATCGTGGCTGTTCTGCCTATTGCCGCAAGGTGAAGGCGGCGATGCGATGA